In Collimonas arenae, a single genomic region encodes these proteins:
- the ctaD gene encoding cytochrome c oxidase subunit I, translated as MAYDDDSAHHDHGPQGFFRKYVWSQDHKVIAIQYASVAILAGLVGVGLSNLMRLQLGFPGKFAFIDAPHYYQFMTMHGMIMVIYLLTALFLGGFGNYLIPLMVGARDMVFPYLNMLSFWVYLVSVIVLMASFFVPGGPTGAGWTLYPPQAILPGTPGYEWGIILMLVSLLIFIVAATMGGLNYVTTVLQARTEGMTLLRMPLTVWGIFVATILALLAFPALFVSGVMMLLDRTLGTSFFMPALVSMGQVSNYKGGSPLLFQHLFWFFGHPEVYIVALPAFGIVSDLISVHARKSIFGYRTMVWAILAIGVLSVVVWAHHMFVSGMNPYFGFFFATTTLIIAVPTAIKVYNWVLTLWNGDIHLSVPMLFALAFISTFLIGGLTGLFLGNVSVDIPLSNTYFVVAHFHMVMGVSPLLVVFGGIYHWYPKITGRMLNEGLGKLHFWVTFLGTYAIFFPMHYLGILGMPRRYYAFEGYKFIPESAQTMNAFITVIALIVATVQLIFIFNLVWSVFRGKRAVANPWRAASLEWQTPETPPRHGNWGPHLPVVYRGAYTYSVPGAKEDFIAQNAPPVPGDAESRLPVDKEALA; from the coding sequence ATGGCCTACGACGACGACAGCGCACACCACGATCATGGTCCGCAAGGCTTCTTCCGAAAATATGTCTGGAGCCAGGACCACAAGGTGATTGCAATCCAGTACGCCAGCGTCGCCATCCTGGCCGGACTGGTAGGGGTAGGGCTGTCTAACCTGATGCGTTTGCAACTCGGCTTTCCGGGGAAGTTTGCCTTTATCGATGCGCCGCACTATTACCAGTTCATGACCATGCACGGCATGATCATGGTGATCTATCTGCTTACCGCGTTGTTCCTGGGCGGCTTCGGTAATTATTTGATCCCGCTGATGGTCGGTGCGCGCGACATGGTGTTTCCTTATCTGAACATGTTGAGTTTCTGGGTTTACCTGGTCTCGGTGATCGTGCTGATGGCGAGCTTCTTCGTGCCCGGCGGGCCAACCGGCGCCGGCTGGACGCTGTATCCGCCGCAGGCGATTTTGCCGGGGACGCCCGGCTATGAGTGGGGCATCATCCTGATGCTGGTGTCGCTGCTGATTTTTATCGTTGCCGCCACCATGGGCGGCTTGAATTACGTGACCACCGTGCTGCAAGCTCGCACCGAGGGCATGACTTTGCTGCGCATGCCGCTCACTGTGTGGGGCATTTTCGTCGCCACTATCCTCGCCTTGCTGGCGTTTCCGGCGCTGTTTGTCAGCGGTGTGATGATGCTGCTGGACCGTACGCTTGGCACCAGTTTCTTCATGCCGGCGCTGGTGTCGATGGGGCAGGTCAGTAATTACAAGGGCGGCAGCCCTTTGCTGTTCCAGCATCTGTTCTGGTTTTTCGGCCATCCAGAGGTGTACATCGTGGCCTTGCCGGCGTTCGGCATTGTCTCCGACCTGATCAGCGTGCATGCGCGTAAAAGCATCTTCGGCTATCGCACTATGGTCTGGGCGATTCTAGCCATCGGCGTTCTGAGCGTGGTGGTGTGGGCGCATCACATGTTCGTCAGCGGCATGAATCCGTACTTTGGTTTCTTCTTCGCTACCACCACCCTGATCATCGCTGTGCCTACCGCTATCAAGGTTTATAACTGGGTGCTGACCTTGTGGAACGGCGACATTCATCTCTCGGTGCCGATGCTGTTCGCGCTGGCATTCATCAGCACCTTCCTGATCGGCGGCCTGACCGGCCTGTTCCTTGGCAATGTCAGCGTGGATATTCCGTTGTCCAACACCTATTTCGTGGTGGCGCATTTCCACATGGTGATGGGAGTCTCTCCACTGCTGGTGGTGTTTGGCGGGATTTATCACTGGTATCCGAAAATAACCGGCCGGATGCTCAACGAAGGCTTGGGAAAGCTGCATTTCTGGGTGACCTTCCTTGGCACCTATGCAATTTTTTTCCCGATGCATTACCTTGGCATACTCGGCATGCCGCGCCGTTATTACGCTTTCGAAGGCTACAAATTCATTCCTGAGTCGGCGCAAACCATGAACGCTTTCATTACCGTGATTGCCTTGATCGTGGCGACGGTGCAACTGATTTTCATCTTTAATCTGGTGTGGAGCGTTTTTCGCGGCAAGCGCGCCGTCGCCAATCCATGGCGTGCAGCATCGCTGGAATGGCAGACTCCCGAAACGCCGCCACGTCACGGCAACTGGGGGCCGCATCTGCCGGTGGTATACCGGGGCGCCTACACGTATAGCGTGCCGGGAGCAAAAGAAGATTTTATTGCGCAAAACGCACCTCCCGTACCGGGGGACGCCGAGTCGCGCCTGCCGGTCGACAAGGAGGCTTTGGCATGA
- a CDS encoding cytochrome c oxidase subunit II — translation MAMAVALVLIVVASVLFHFFSPWWATPLASNWRQMDDTLTITLVITGIFFVVINLFIVYILLRFRHREGQRAAYQPDNRKLERWLIIGTSIAIMGLLAPGLFVYAAYVTVPANAVDVEVVGQQWQWRFRYPGASGKLGRSSVALISASNPFGVDPADPAGQDNILINNNELHLQVNQPVRLLLRSLDVLHDFFVPPFRARMNMVPGMVTSFWFTPDKIGRYEVLCAQLCGVGHAGMRGYVVVEDAASFQKWLKAQPTFAQTMAPPVTNAIASAAATAPIAGDALVAQGKALSESKACVACHTVDGTPRVGPTWKGLYGKTETMESGATALVDEAYLKTFIRNPQARVVKGFAPMMPKIEMSDAELEALVAYIKSVGAASAATPKQQAQQ, via the coding sequence ATGGCCATGGCAGTTGCACTCGTCCTGATCGTTGTCGCTTCGGTGCTGTTTCATTTTTTCAGCCCGTGGTGGGCGACCCCGCTAGCATCGAACTGGCGGCAGATGGATGACACGTTGACCATTACCTTAGTCATCACCGGCATTTTCTTCGTCGTCATCAATCTTTTCATCGTTTATATCTTGCTGCGTTTTCGTCATCGCGAAGGGCAGCGCGCCGCCTATCAGCCCGACAATCGCAAACTGGAGCGCTGGCTGATCATCGGCACCAGCATCGCCATCATGGGTTTGCTGGCGCCCGGTTTGTTTGTCTATGCCGCCTATGTCACGGTGCCGGCCAATGCGGTGGACGTGGAAGTGGTCGGCCAACAATGGCAATGGCGTTTTCGTTATCCCGGCGCCAGCGGCAAGCTTGGCCGTTCCAGCGTGGCGCTGATCAGCGCCTCTAATCCATTCGGCGTGGACCCTGCCGATCCGGCCGGGCAGGACAATATCCTGATCAACAACAACGAGTTGCACCTGCAAGTCAACCAGCCGGTCAGGCTTCTGTTGCGCTCGCTGGACGTGCTGCATGATTTTTTTGTGCCGCCGTTCCGCGCCCGCATGAATATGGTGCCGGGCATGGTGACCTCATTCTGGTTCACGCCCGACAAGATCGGCCGCTATGAAGTCCTGTGCGCACAACTGTGCGGCGTCGGCCATGCCGGTATGCGTGGCTACGTGGTGGTGGAAGATGCCGCCAGCTTTCAGAAATGGCTGAAGGCGCAGCCGACGTTTGCCCAGACCATGGCGCCACCGGTTACAAATGCAATCGCCAGCGCTGCTGCGACTGCACCCATCGCCGGCGACGCACTGGTAGCGCAAGGCAAAGCCCTGTCCGAGTCGAAAGCCTGCGTAGCCTGCCATACGGTGGACGGAACGCCCCGTGTCGGTCCGACCTGGAAGGGTTTGTACGGAAAAACCGAAACCATGGAAAGCGGCGCCACGGCGCTGGTGGACGAAGCTTATCTGAAAACATTTATCCGTAATCCACAGGCGCGGGTAGTGAAAGGCTTTGCGCCGATGATGCCGAAAATCGAAATGAGCGATGCTGAACTGGAGGCGCTGGTGGCTTACATCAAATCGGTCGGCGCGGCGTCGGCCGCCACGCCGAAGCAGCAGGCGCAACAATAA
- a CDS encoding 3',5'-nucleoside bisphosphate phosphatase, translated as MLNVDLHCHSNVSDGTLTPMAVAARAKANGVDIWALTDHDEIDGIAEARAAAAALDLRYVAGVEISITWAGQTIHIVGLQIDETNPQLVQGLVSTRGGRERRAHEMAAQLATVGIPDAFDGALKHVGNPDLISRTHFARYLVEIGRCKDTSEVFRNFLTEGHPGYVPHCWASLTQAVQWIRDAGGLAVVAHPGRYKLSDLAFDAFFSEFKQLGGAGIEVMTGSHTPDQYDYYAKVASRYGFLASRGSDFHSPAESRVDLGALPPLPDSVTPIWHNW; from the coding sequence ATGTTGAATGTTGATCTCCATTGCCACTCCAATGTTTCCGACGGTACTTTAACGCCGATGGCGGTAGCTGCACGCGCCAAGGCCAATGGCGTCGATATATGGGCCTTGACCGATCACGACGAAATCGATGGCATTGCCGAAGCCCGCGCTGCTGCGGCGGCGCTTGATCTGCGCTATGTGGCCGGAGTCGAAATTTCAATTACCTGGGCTGGCCAGACAATTCATATCGTTGGTTTGCAGATTGACGAAACCAATCCGCAACTGGTGCAGGGCCTGGTGTCAACCCGCGGTGGCCGCGAACGGCGCGCGCACGAAATGGCGGCGCAACTGGCGACGGTGGGGATTCCCGATGCCTTTGACGGGGCATTGAAGCACGTCGGTAATCCCGATCTCATATCGCGCACCCATTTTGCCCGCTATCTGGTGGAAATTGGCCGCTGTAAAGACACCAGCGAGGTATTCCGTAATTTCCTCACCGAAGGCCACCCAGGTTACGTGCCGCATTGCTGGGCGTCACTGACGCAAGCCGTGCAATGGATACGCGACGCCGGCGGCCTTGCAGTGGTAGCCCATCCGGGGCGCTACAAGCTGAGCGACCTGGCCTTTGATGCCTTCTTCAGCGAATTCAAGCAATTGGGCGGGGCGGGTATCGAAGTCATGACCGGCAGCCATACCCCGGATCAATATGACTATTACGCCAAGGTTGCTTCCAGATACGGTTTTCTCGCGTCGCGCGGTTCGGACTTCCACAGCCCGGCTGAATCGCGGGTCGACCTCGGCGCCTTGCCGCCTTTGCCTGATAGCGTTACCCCGATCTGGCATAACTGGTAA
- a CDS encoding alpha/beta fold hydrolase has translation MKLSRSEFLPLRGLRYHVRHWGRAGDPKIFMMHGWMDVSASFQFVVDCLQRDWHVIAPDWRGFGLTEGPPVDSYWFPDYLADLDAILQHYSGDQPVNLLGHSMGGYAVGLYAGTRPQRIKALINLEGFGGEHLAADLAPRRYAKWLDQLIESAALQSYPDLTAVAARLQKTNPRLSDIRAAFLAQHWSRQNDLGRWEILADPAHKIINPVLPRVEEMLACWRATTAPVLCVEAEETNMWQWMGGKETMRGEIDGRIACLPHARAAVVREAGHMLHHDQPQALARLIEDFLQE, from the coding sequence ATGAAATTATCCCGCTCCGAATTTCTTCCGTTGCGCGGCCTGCGCTACCATGTACGCCACTGGGGCCGCGCCGGCGACCCGAAAATTTTCATGATGCATGGCTGGATGGATGTCTCGGCCTCGTTTCAATTCGTGGTCGATTGCCTGCAGCGTGACTGGCATGTGATCGCGCCTGACTGGCGTGGCTTTGGCCTGACGGAAGGGCCGCCGGTCGATAGCTATTGGTTTCCCGATTATCTGGCGGATCTGGATGCCATCTTGCAGCACTATTCCGGCGACCAGCCGGTCAATTTGCTCGGTCATAGCATGGGCGGTTACGCCGTTGGCTTGTATGCAGGCACGCGACCGCAGCGGATAAAGGCCTTGATTAACCTGGAAGGTTTTGGCGGCGAACACCTGGCGGCCGACCTCGCGCCCAGGCGCTACGCCAAATGGCTGGATCAACTGATCGAATCGGCAGCCTTGCAAAGCTATCCCGACCTGACGGCGGTGGCGGCGCGCCTGCAGAAAACCAATCCACGCTTGAGCGACATCAGGGCGGCGTTTCTGGCGCAGCACTGGTCGCGCCAGAATGATCTGGGACGCTGGGAAATCCTTGCCGATCCAGCGCACAAAATCATCAATCCGGTGCTGCCGCGCGTCGAGGAAATGCTGGCTTGCTGGCGCGCTACCACTGCGCCGGTGCTCTGCGTGGAGGCGGAGGAAACCAATATGTGGCAATGGATGGGCGGCAAGGAAACAATGCGCGGCGAGATCGATGGCCGTATCGCCTGTCTGCCGCACGCCAGGGCTGCGGTCGTCCGGGAAGCAGGGCACATGCTGCACCATGATCAGCCGCAGGCGCTGGCGCGCTTGATCGAGGATTTTTTGCAGGAATAG
- a CDS encoding patatin-like phospholipase family protein, whose protein sequence is MQNKTVTLALQGGGSHGAFTWGALDRLLEDPRIDIEGISGASAGAMNAVVMSYGLATGGRDGARQALADFWDSVSTRDLYSFMRPDALSEAGIASQATSSALLKHMFSVTRMFSPYQLNPFDLNPLRDILGKQIDFERLRAEGKVKLFIAATQVSTGRLRIFRNDDLTQDALLASACLPSMHHAVEIDGEAYWDGGLTANPPIFPLLHLCNSPDILAVLLHPFRRPLTPTSTDEIGQRLSEISFSSTFFTELGGLALARRETEADPEARGHMHDRLMELQIHVIDSDALMSQLSVASKLNTKASFIHALRDAGRTRAEHWLQEHFSGAELQSNFDLSQFLA, encoded by the coding sequence ATGCAAAACAAGACAGTCACGTTGGCCTTGCAAGGCGGCGGTTCCCACGGTGCGTTTACCTGGGGAGCCCTGGACCGCCTGCTGGAAGATCCGCGGATAGACATTGAGGGCATTAGCGGCGCGAGCGCCGGCGCGATGAATGCGGTAGTGATGAGTTACGGCCTGGCGACCGGCGGCCGCGACGGAGCGCGTCAGGCGCTGGCGGATTTCTGGGATAGCGTCAGTACCCGCGACCTGTACAGCTTCATGCGGCCGGATGCCTTGAGTGAAGCCGGTATTGCCTCGCAGGCGACTTCATCGGCTCTGTTGAAGCACATGTTTTCAGTGACCCGCATGTTTTCTCCCTACCAGCTTAATCCGTTCGATCTGAATCCCTTGCGCGATATCCTTGGCAAGCAGATTGATTTCGAGCGTTTGCGGGCAGAAGGCAAAGTCAAGCTGTTCATCGCCGCGACCCAGGTCAGCACCGGCCGCTTGCGCATCTTCCGCAATGACGACCTGACGCAAGATGCTTTGCTGGCGTCGGCTTGCCTGCCTTCGATGCATCACGCGGTGGAGATTGATGGCGAAGCGTACTGGGATGGCGGCCTGACCGCCAACCCACCGATTTTCCCCTTGCTGCATTTATGCAATTCGCCGGATATCCTGGCGGTGCTGTTGCACCCGTTCCGGCGGCCGCTGACGCCCACCAGTACCGACGAGATCGGCCAGCGACTGAGCGAGATCAGTTTCAGTTCCACCTTTTTTACAGAACTCGGCGGACTGGCGCTGGCCAGACGCGAAACCGAAGCGGATCCGGAGGCACGCGGACATATGCACGATCGCCTGATGGAGTTGCAGATCCATGTGATCGACTCCGATGCCTTGATGAGCCAGCTGAGCGTCGCCAGCAAGCTGAACACTAAAGCGTCCTTTATTCACGCCTTGCGCGATGCGGGGAGAACGCGGGCGGAACACTGGCTGCAAGAGCATTTTTCCGGTGCGGAATTGCAATCTAATTTTGACCTCAGCCAATTTCTTGCCTGA